Genomic DNA from Salvia miltiorrhiza cultivar Shanhuang (shh) chromosome 1, IMPLAD_Smil_shh, whole genome shotgun sequence:
TTTCAAGAATAAAATGTGACGGATTTAAATTTCACCAATGCATTCTAGAGCAAGATATTATATGATATTTACACCCACGATTTGGACTATGGAGCTCCAACTATCCAAAAAAATAGCAACAACTAATtaatggagaattaatttaatcaaaattCACATCCTCAAAAGTTGGAAAGATCTATATCATTATGGCCTTCTGTAAGTTGGCCATAAAGCAATAGTAATAACACTTATCTTCCACTTGTGATGATTATGTTTATGAAAAAACTCTTTAATTTTACTCTTTGttttttagtgaatttaaatttatggTAGCTTTGGGCCACTAatccttattttattttgtaatgtaAATTCACAACAAGGTATACCATACACACACCATACTCATAATTgatataaaataaatgttttAGAATTATATTATGGGCTACCATGTCTTTTATATGTGGATGTGCATTCTTGGAATTGCCCATTGTGGACCGTATATGTCAACCACTAACTCTATAACCATAATTCTTGGGACCTCCATATTTAAAGTTGatcaattataaaaattatttaattataattaggacctatcaatttaaaaaatattgtacCTTTATTTATTCACATGtcgaattcaaaaaaaaaatgacaaagatGATACTTGTATAGTCGTATTTGAATTCAAATACCAGAAAAATTATAAGGTTATCATAAACGTCTATATTCGGATATAAGTATTATCTTTTGATTAAATACGAGATGTCCTCACACAATATTTTGTTACCAAATACTCGAATTTAATCAAATTTCAAATTCTAGTCTCAATTGACTCAAGACTTTCAACTTCTGCAGAATGAAATTTCGTAGTAACATCACCATCACCTCAAATTGTCTAAAAAtcgaattttgaaaaattgacatttggttatttatttgattttgtgtGTGAGAATAGATCAATGCTCATTGACAATGCAACAACTTCATAAGCTAATGTCTTAATGAGTTACAAATTTTAAGACATGATCACGTTAGGAGTAGGTACAACACATTCAACTTTACAACCACCTTACGAAATTTACACATTAAAAGGTAATGTTGTTAGGACATGCATATAGATGTGCCtccaaattcaaaatttattctGTAAAAAAATCTCTAATACTCCTTGATGTGTGGTTAGATCTAGCGTATACTTGCTTTGTGACTATCTCACATTCCATTTTGTTTTTTAAGAAAACACATTCCAAATTTACTAGtgtgcatatcaaattaatgataAATTAATGGGAAAATATAGGATATTGTCCCAACAGTTGAGACATTTATCATAATTATCCTAATGTTTAAATCGcaacatatttttaaaaatggattcatattttaatttcttacatgtgctctttataatttttttttttgaattagagTTGCAAGAcgtatctaaatataatcaaataagcaactcgcacggaatcactacccacacaaaagtggaaaaattTACACCGCTCGCAGATGGAATTGAATCCAAGATCTCTCACAAAGcctttgagttttttttttttttatcaggaaaaaaattattattaaagtaAAAgcggtaccagaggtaccaaagaAAACAAACAGCACGCCAAAACAGCAAAAAGAAAATGGAGAGCTAATCTGACAACACGAAGAAGAAGAGATACACGAGGTTAGCCATGAAGGCTCACAACAGCAAACCAGCGTTTGAAATCAGACTGAGCGCCCGACGGCGCGAACACCGTCATCCAACTCCAGGTCCGCGTTTTAACTCCTTTAGCAGCTTGTCGATGTTCCAAGTTCCAAGATTGAACTTGCAGTTATTACGCCCTCTCCAAATACTCCAAATCGTGCACATCCAAACCCCAAGGAGGAACTGGACATCTTGTTTAGTACCCAGGTTTGTAAAAGCAAGAAGATGATCTTTCAACTTAGTAGGGAGAGCTGACTCTTTCCCAAACCAACGCAGCAAACCCTTCCACAGCTCCGCGGAAGAACCACAAGTTGAGAAGATATGCTCCACTGACTCGTCGCCCGAATTGCAGTGGGCACAGATCAAATCGCTGCCATGAATATCCAGCTGCCTCTTAACAAGATTATCGCAAGTAGGCAATCTATCACGCAAAGCTCTCCAGACTGTGGTGATCACCTTAAGCGGAACCGGAGCCTTCCAAATCGGCAGCCAGGCGAACTCCTCCCCGTGGGGAGAATGATTGGGATCCCTAGAGCAGATTTCTCTGTATGCCGACTTTACAGTATAAGTACCGCATTGGGATGCTTTCCAATGCCATCCATCCCTCTGACCTTCTCTTAATCGGGCGTTCTCAATTACCAATTTCAAGCTATGAACCGAAGTCAGTTCTCTTTCCAGGAGAGGTCGGGACCACTCGAGATTCTAGTGCCACAAACCTCCACTCCAAACCCCCAAATTTTTAATAATACCCTCTTGTTGTGTACTTAAGCGAAAAAAGTCTGGGGAAGGCCTCCTTAAGAGGTTGCTCCCCAATCCATGCATCGTGCCAAAACAGAACCTGATCACCTTCGCCAACCGAGATCTCCACATTTTCTCTGAACCATGTTCCACCCTCCCCCCGGCAGATACCAATAATATTTTTCCACCATCCTGGTGACAACTCCCTCCGCCCCGCTGAAGTAAAACCGCTGCCATCCCATCGAATATCTCAATGTCGGAGCTTGATCACTCTAGCCCAAAGAGCATCTTTATCCACCAAAAATTTCCAAGTCCATTTTGCCAACAAAGCGAGATTGAACCACCCAAAATCCTTAATTCCCAATCCTCCTCGGCTTGTTTCAACGCACAAGTCCTTCCACTTAATCCAGTGGATCTTTCTCTCCACGAAATCCCCACTCCAAAGAAACTTGGCAAGATATGATCTTAGTTCAGCGATCACTCTCTTTGGCGCCTTGGAAAAGGATAATTGATAAATCGGAGTTGCTAAGAGGATGGAACGGAGGAGGGTGAGTCTACCGGCAAAAGAGAATTTTCGGTTTTTCCATCCTCTTATTTTCCTCTTCACCTTTTCAACAACGTACTCCCATTCCGAGGCTTGGTAATGACTGCTACCGACGTTAATACCAAGATATTTAACGGGGAATTCGTCCCATCTACACTTGGGCATGGCTGCAATTTCTTTGCCCAACTGTGGTTCCATACCAATGCCGAAGATGCAGCATTTATCGAAGTTAACCGAGAGCCCCGAAAGCATCTCAAACAAGTGGAGTATACACTTGAAAGCCCATGCATTTTCCTTATCATTAGATGCTGCAAAAATCATATCATCCACAAACTGCAAATGCGAAATGCAAATCTCGCCATTACCAAATTTGAACGGCACCAAAAGATCCCTCTGAACAGCCCTCATAGTGAGTAGATTAATACCTTT
This window encodes:
- the LOC131007848 gene encoding uncharacterized protein LOC131007848 is translated as MAAVLLQRGGGSCHQDGGKILLVSAGGRVEHGSEKMWRSRLAKNLEWSRPLLERELTSVHSLKLVIENARLREGQRDGWHWKASQCGTYTVKSAYREICSRDPNHSPHGEEFAWLPIWKAPVPLKVITTVWRALRDRLPTCDNLVKRQLDIHGSDLICAHCNSGDESVEHIFSTCGSSAELWKGLLRWFGKESALPTKLKDHLLAFTNLGTKQDVQFLLGVWMCTIWSIWRGRNNCKFNLGTWNIDKLLKELKRGPGVG